A stretch of Geobacter sp. DNA encodes these proteins:
- a CDS encoding polysaccharide biosynthesis tyrosine autokinase, with the protein MSRIEKALEKASQLRTKSPRQQTTSMVKTIESAIENTVDIFPNQKKTDVLLVSNPLLVVSTDPSSHIAEEYHKLKSVMISLARKDEINNVVMITSALPGEGKTITSINLALSLAKEIDSTVLLIDADLRKPSIADYLGIPANLGLTDILEGRAEIEETLLRTGVGKLVVLPAGKVAINPVELFSSNRMSLFVQEIKHRYPDRFIIFDAPPILPFAETRTLANLVDGVILVIKERLASVANVTEAISSLSDTRILGAVYNEVEVSVSLDRYSHYYGGYRYKKPAPVEGEAVVPETR; encoded by the coding sequence GTGAGTAGAATAGAAAAAGCTCTTGAAAAAGCATCCCAGTTGAGGACAAAGTCGCCTAGGCAACAGACCACCAGTATGGTTAAAACAATTGAGTCAGCAATTGAAAATACGGTTGATATATTCCCAAATCAAAAAAAAACGGATGTTCTCCTGGTTTCTAACCCTTTACTGGTTGTCTCAACGGATCCTTCATCACATATTGCAGAAGAATATCATAAGTTGAAAAGTGTAATGATCTCGCTCGCACGAAAAGATGAGATCAATAATGTTGTGATGATTACCAGTGCCCTACCCGGCGAAGGGAAAACCATCACGTCAATCAATCTTGCGTTGAGCCTTGCAAAGGAGATTGACAGCACAGTTCTGCTGATTGACGCTGATTTGAGGAAACCTTCTATCGCTGATTATCTGGGAATACCTGCAAATCTTGGTCTTACCGATATCCTTGAAGGTCGAGCTGAAATCGAAGAGACTTTGTTGCGCACAGGAGTAGGTAAATTGGTTGTTTTGCCGGCTGGTAAGGTGGCAATAAATCCGGTTGAACTTTTTTCATCCAACCGTATGTCACTGTTCGTTCAGGAGATCAAGCATCGATACCCTGACCGTTTTATTATATTTGATGCACCCCCGATACTTCCTTTTGCGGAAACAAGAACTCTTGCTAACCTCGTAGATGGAGTGATTCTTGTAATTAAGGAGAGATTGGCCTCTGTCGCAAACGTTACTGAAGCCATATCTTCACTTAGTGATACTCGAATTCTCGGAGCTGTTTATAATGAGGTAGAAGTGTCTGTTAGTCTTGATAGATATAGTCATTACTACGGTGGTTACCGCTATAAAAAACCTGCTCCTGTTGAAGGCGAAGCTGTAGTTCCGGAGACTCGATGA
- a CDS encoding chain-length determining protein yields the protein MENQNIDYNGIIRLVLKKRWVFVSTALSIMTISVIISYLLPKIYESKSTVFIEKNVISELVKGIAVTPSMEQTLRVLKVAMTSRPLLEKVINELDMIKGKGPNELPELLELINKNITVTVNRDNTMFIISYLDKDPRLARDFVNTLVKSYIEQNVSSKRDESYGAIKFMTEQSDAVRKKIEAIDKEINQYKVQQGGVINIDESRLFTEINADQTRLHEVQLRRRQLEGLKPVTRRESDPLNNQLITLQRRYDELRSQFNENYPELIRIRGEIEVLQKQIKTRPQNSPSLIDPVEIARIEAELNALKISEQTLARSISINQNLLKRIPSAKANLEQMEAERRNQKALYDQLLSRQGQSEVSKQIEVQDKTTTYRIAEPAIIPVKPVKPNRIRIMLLGLIAGIGGGIGLLLGIDFLDKSIKNVDSVKLLGLQILAIVPQIPDYEKEMRTQRKNRILTVLSSSYLGIILFVIAMEAAGLPYMDKVFALITSGF from the coding sequence ATGGAAAATCAAAATATTGATTATAACGGCATAATTAGGTTGGTGCTAAAAAAACGGTGGGTATTCGTATCAACAGCATTATCGATTATGACAATCTCAGTTATTATAAGTTATCTCCTCCCTAAGATTTATGAATCTAAAAGCACAGTTTTTATCGAGAAAAACGTAATTAGTGAACTTGTAAAGGGCATTGCAGTTACCCCGTCAATGGAACAAACTTTAAGAGTCTTAAAAGTAGCGATGACAAGTCGACCTTTGCTAGAAAAGGTTATCAATGAACTTGATATGATTAAAGGCAAGGGGCCTAATGAATTACCAGAATTACTCGAATTGATAAATAAAAACATCACAGTTACAGTAAATAGAGACAATACGATGTTTATAATATCTTATCTAGATAAGGACCCACGACTTGCGAGGGATTTTGTTAATACACTAGTTAAATCATATATTGAACAAAATGTATCATCAAAGCGAGATGAATCATATGGCGCCATTAAATTTATGACTGAACAGTCTGACGCTGTTAGAAAAAAGATTGAGGCAATAGATAAGGAAATAAATCAATACAAAGTTCAACAAGGAGGAGTGATTAATATTGATGAGTCGAGGCTTTTTACTGAAATAAACGCAGATCAAACGAGACTTCATGAAGTGCAGTTACGTCGTAGGCAGTTGGAAGGTTTGAAGCCCGTTACGCGTAGAGAATCTGATCCTCTAAATAATCAGTTGATAACACTTCAGCGGCGTTATGATGAGTTGCGTTCACAGTTTAACGAGAATTATCCCGAGTTGATCAGGATTCGAGGTGAAATTGAAGTACTCCAAAAACAAATCAAAACCAGACCTCAAAATTCTCCTTCTCTAATTGATCCTGTTGAAATAGCAAGGATTGAGGCTGAACTGAATGCATTGAAAATATCCGAACAGACTTTAGCTCGCTCTATATCAATCAATCAGAATTTACTTAAGAGAATACCTTCTGCTAAAGCCAATCTGGAACAGATGGAAGCTGAACGAAGGAACCAGAAGGCTTTGTACGATCAACTTTTATCTAGGCAAGGGCAATCAGAAGTGTCAAAGCAGATTGAAGTCCAAGACAAAACAACAACGTATCGTATTGCTGAACCAGCAATAATTCCAGTTAAACCGGTTAAGCCTAATCGAATTAGGATTATGTTGTTAGGATTAATCGCTGGAATAGGTGGAGGGATTGGGCTCCTTTTGGGAATTGATTTCCTTGATAAGTCAATCAAAAATGTAGACAGTGTTAAGTTACTTGGTCTGCAGATTCTTGCGATAGTGCCACAGATACCCGATTATGAAAAGGAAATGAGAACGCAACGAAAAAATCGGATTTTGACAGTTTTATCTTCAAGTTATTTAGGCATAATCTTATTCGTAATCGCCATGGAGGCAGCTGGTTTGCCATATATGGACAAAGTTTTCGCTCTTATTACTTCCGGTTTTTAA
- a CDS encoding sugar ABC transporter substrate-binding protein: MRQALITVLFLMIFPVASYSADYVIGEGDGLDIAVWGVRELNASVRVRPDGKITLPGLGDVIASGLTPKSLQDVLSEKLKELVKNPIVTVTVREITNSRVYFFGGGINSGVYDLNRRTTLLQLLCVVAGNNGPAASAPVAGAPVARSPDFKKAYLLRNGKKIKEDFYNLFITGDVSEDIIIDSNDLIFIPQLQDKSVYVFGAVNAPKAIEYREGITVMDAILEAGGFTRFASQNDTEVKRKSGSKEETIQVRAKDITKSGDMSQNIKLKSGDYVIVKESIF; this comes from the coding sequence ATGAGGCAAGCGTTAATAACGGTTCTGTTTTTGATGATATTCCCAGTTGCTTCTTATTCAGCTGATTATGTGATCGGAGAGGGTGACGGATTGGATATTGCTGTTTGGGGAGTCCGTGAGCTTAATGCGAGTGTCAGAGTGAGACCAGATGGTAAAATTACCTTACCAGGTCTTGGCGACGTAATAGCAAGTGGCTTAACTCCAAAATCTCTGCAGGATGTCCTCTCGGAAAAACTTAAGGAGCTTGTAAAAAACCCGATAGTTACAGTAACTGTCAGAGAAATAACAAACAGTCGAGTTTATTTTTTTGGAGGGGGTATAAATTCAGGCGTCTATGACCTTAATCGCAGGACAACGTTATTACAGCTTTTATGTGTTGTAGCGGGCAACAATGGTCCAGCAGCCAGTGCTCCTGTTGCTGGGGCACCAGTAGCACGATCTCCAGATTTCAAGAAAGCGTATTTACTGAGAAATGGCAAGAAAATAAAAGAAGATTTTTACAATCTGTTTATTACAGGTGATGTGTCAGAAGACATAATTATTGATTCCAATGACTTGATTTTTATTCCTCAGCTTCAGGATAAATCCGTTTATGTATTTGGTGCAGTAAATGCCCCAAAGGCCATAGAGTACAGGGAAGGGATAACAGTGATGGATGCAATTCTCGAAGCAGGTGGATTCACAAGATTTGCGAGCCAAAATGATACCGAAGTGAAGAGGAAGTCTGGAAGTAAAGAAGAAACAATACAAGTGAGAGCTAAAGATATAACAAAAAGTGGTGATATGTCACAAAATATTAAGCTTAAATCTGGTGATTATGTAATTGTCAAAGAAAGTATTTTCTAG
- a CDS encoding TIGR03013 family PEP-CTERM/XrtA system glycosyltransferase, with protein sequence MIKRAVFLIAGDTLAALVALSAAYLIRFGSVSQLHDFSHQHQLGIFMFVAAQISSSFLVELYALFSENGKKELAIRIIISIVVSFFILTAIFYLSDFAPYGRGVLAIALIMFALLQFSWHSLYRILYGLPWMSRRVLVLGTGPLARQIGNLIEKKKLNYQLAGYVNCSSEPVMVPYHCIINSENGLLDAIKNVGAHKIVVSLSERRGMFPLQEMLSCKLSGIEVVDAPSFYEQMTGKLLLENITPSWFIFSHGFQVTFALRALKRMVDISSALIGLLFTFPVFPIIALCIKLDSPGPIFFRQVRVGERDRPFTLLKFRSMRQDAEKKSGAVWAVENDPRVTRFGEFLRKSRIDEIPQLLNVIRGDMSLVGPRPERPEFVGKLKAVIPYYSERHYVKPGVTGWAQVSYPYGASVEDAIEKLRYDLYYIKNISLPFDILIILETIKVVLFRRGSR encoded by the coding sequence GTGATCAAACGTGCAGTCTTCCTGATAGCAGGGGATACCCTGGCAGCACTTGTCGCTCTGTCTGCGGCATATTTGATCAGATTCGGGTCTGTTTCGCAGCTGCATGATTTTTCTCATCAGCATCAACTGGGGATTTTCATGTTCGTTGCAGCACAGATATCTTCATCGTTTCTTGTTGAGCTCTACGCGCTTTTTTCCGAGAACGGCAAAAAAGAACTTGCGATCCGCATCATTATATCCATAGTTGTTTCATTCTTTATCCTGACAGCAATATTTTACCTTTCTGACTTTGCTCCATATGGTCGAGGGGTATTGGCAATAGCCCTTATAATGTTTGCCTTGCTGCAATTTTCCTGGCATTCACTTTATCGTATCCTCTATGGTCTTCCCTGGATGTCTAGAAGGGTTCTTGTGCTCGGTACAGGACCCTTGGCGCGACAGATTGGCAATCTCATTGAGAAAAAGAAACTGAACTATCAATTAGCCGGATATGTTAATTGTTCATCTGAGCCAGTGATGGTGCCGTATCATTGCATTATTAACTCAGAAAATGGTCTGCTTGACGCTATTAAAAATGTTGGTGCGCACAAAATTGTCGTTTCGTTATCAGAACGACGGGGGATGTTCCCTCTTCAAGAGATGTTGAGCTGCAAACTATCCGGTATCGAGGTTGTGGATGCACCATCGTTTTATGAACAGATGACTGGGAAACTCCTTTTGGAGAATATTACGCCCAGTTGGTTTATTTTTTCACATGGATTTCAGGTTACTTTTGCTTTGCGGGCATTGAAGCGGATGGTAGATATTTCCAGTGCTCTAATCGGGTTGCTTTTCACTTTCCCGGTTTTCCCAATAATTGCTTTGTGTATAAAGCTGGACTCACCTGGGCCGATTTTTTTTCGTCAGGTGAGAGTTGGCGAGAGGGATCGCCCCTTTACTCTGCTCAAGTTCCGTAGCATGCGCCAGGACGCTGAAAAAAAAAGCGGCGCTGTATGGGCTGTTGAAAACGATCCGCGTGTAACCCGATTTGGAGAGTTCCTGAGAAAAAGCAGAATCGACGAAATTCCTCAGCTGCTCAATGTTATTCGTGGGGACATGAGTTTGGTCGGCCCCCGACCGGAGCGACCGGAATTTGTTGGCAAACTCAAAGCAGTTATCCCATACTATTCAGAACGACATTACGTGAAACCGGGTGTTACCGGGTGGGCGCAGGTCAGTTATCCTTATGGTGCATCAGTGGAAGACGCTATAGAAAAGCTTCGCTATGACCTATATTACATAAAAAACATCTCCCTTCCATTTGATATATTGATTATACTTGAAACAATTAAAGTTGTTTTATTTCGCCGGGGTAGTAGATAA
- the prsT gene encoding PEP-CTERM system TPR-repeat protein PrsT, which translates to MAKSILILIAVLMLLGCSGKSKEELFEKGMAELGNGNPNGAIVFFKNALEVDPNFASAREKLAVAYIEAGRFANAERELMKLVVQMPQKIEVKLQLAKVYNSMHRSDDALKVLNEYLANRPADADALEYKGIAFAQKKDGIEAERFLLESIRANAKQATARLELAKLYASSGRDADALKQINEIIAAEPKNSKPYYLLAQIEASRGNKAKALDIYKKVAESSKSDPMAYYRMGILYIEQQDLTNAEKIVANMKQLFPKKGETARLQGILELRKKNYSEALASLMNSVKIQPNIEGYYYLGITQYSIGELESALSQFRAIIDRLPSHSRSRLMIAMILLQQKRTDDAITEVRKVIELDPKNGLAHNLLGSAYLAKGQVEDGMRELTRATELDPAIVDAHVKKGLVDLGRGREREGEAELLTAVKVNPELLNSRLLLFSYYMKKNNPRKAETTLLQGLAGKPSDAPLYNALAGVKLSQHKIDEALQNFRLAKERDPAFSPAYFNLATYYVAKGEHDKAITEYQAVLSKDPKNLRALLGLAAIYELKGREKEALDSYLRAKDTRQDAAYLALAGYYSRKKDAGKALNILDDALKVNNKNLAAMESKGKLLTAENKYKDALRVYDDMEQVNQGAGIGLKIQTYMVMKNVPKAVAEAQRMITLNPNAAAGYMILAAIHESQNDLSRAVDELKKGIRVEPQNLQAKVQLGNLQARRKDYSSAIAILKESIRNNSEYAPAHFALGAVYEQTGKKKEAVNKYRDALTKSTNYVPALNNLAYLLAEGYGDKEEALQLAISAYRAEPGNPGVLDTLGYSLLRNNKHADAVKVLEKAAALLPNNPTVLYHYSLALNGKGEKVKSMDILNKALQHGAFPESALALQLRSQLSQAGKGQSVK; encoded by the coding sequence GTGGCAAAATCAATTCTCATTCTGATTGCTGTATTGATGCTTTTGGGTTGCAGTGGCAAGTCGAAGGAAGAACTGTTTGAAAAGGGTATGGCAGAGCTTGGGAATGGCAATCCGAATGGTGCGATTGTCTTTTTCAAGAATGCACTCGAGGTTGATCCGAATTTTGCGAGTGCGCGAGAAAAGCTAGCTGTTGCTTACATTGAAGCTGGTCGTTTTGCAAACGCTGAGCGAGAACTAATGAAGCTGGTTGTGCAGATGCCCCAGAAGATCGAGGTCAAACTACAACTTGCCAAGGTCTACAATTCGATGCACAGGTCGGACGATGCGCTGAAGGTTCTTAATGAATACTTGGCGAACAGGCCTGCTGATGCTGATGCACTGGAGTATAAGGGCATTGCGTTTGCCCAGAAGAAAGACGGTATTGAGGCAGAGCGATTTTTGTTGGAGTCAATCCGTGCCAATGCGAAGCAAGCGACAGCCCGGTTAGAGTTGGCAAAACTATATGCTTCATCAGGTCGGGATGCGGATGCCTTGAAGCAGATCAATGAAATTATTGCTGCCGAACCGAAGAACAGCAAGCCCTATTATTTACTAGCCCAGATTGAAGCATCCCGTGGGAACAAGGCCAAGGCGCTTGATATCTATAAGAAAGTTGCCGAGAGCAGTAAATCTGATCCAATGGCTTATTACCGGATGGGGATTCTGTATATTGAACAGCAAGATTTGACGAATGCCGAAAAAATTGTGGCTAACATGAAACAACTCTTTCCCAAAAAAGGTGAGACCGCACGGCTCCAGGGAATTCTTGAACTGAGAAAAAAGAACTATTCCGAAGCGCTCGCTTCTCTCATGAATTCAGTCAAAATCCAGCCTAATATTGAGGGATATTATTATTTGGGGATAACGCAATATTCCATCGGCGAGCTAGAAAGTGCCTTGAGCCAGTTTAGGGCAATTATTGATCGGCTGCCGTCTCATTCCCGTTCTCGATTGATGATCGCCATGATCCTGCTGCAGCAGAAAAGAACGGATGATGCAATTACTGAGGTCCGGAAAGTAATCGAGCTAGATCCGAAAAACGGTTTGGCGCATAACTTGCTCGGCAGTGCTTATTTAGCTAAAGGGCAAGTCGAAGATGGGATGCGGGAGTTAACTCGTGCTACTGAGCTAGATCCCGCCATTGTTGATGCTCATGTGAAGAAGGGTCTCGTGGATCTTGGGAGAGGGCGTGAGCGCGAGGGTGAAGCAGAGCTGTTAACTGCCGTAAAGGTAAACCCTGAACTGTTGAATTCACGTCTATTGTTGTTCAGTTATTATATGAAGAAAAACAATCCTCGTAAGGCTGAAACCACGCTTTTGCAGGGGCTTGCTGGAAAGCCTTCGGATGCGCCGCTCTACAATGCTCTGGCTGGCGTTAAGCTTAGTCAACACAAGATCGACGAAGCTCTACAGAATTTTAGGTTAGCAAAAGAGCGCGATCCTGCATTTTCCCCAGCGTATTTTAATCTAGCAACCTACTATGTTGCGAAGGGTGAGCACGATAAAGCCATTACCGAATACCAGGCCGTTCTCAGCAAAGACCCAAAGAATCTGCGAGCCCTGCTCGGTTTAGCTGCCATCTATGAGTTGAAAGGGCGCGAAAAGGAGGCACTGGATTCGTACCTTCGCGCTAAGGACACTCGACAGGATGCTGCATATCTCGCTTTGGCAGGGTATTATTCTAGGAAAAAGGATGCTGGAAAGGCTCTCAATATTTTGGATGATGCCTTGAAGGTAAACAACAAAAACCTTGCAGCCATGGAATCTAAAGGCAAGTTGCTGACGGCAGAGAATAAATACAAAGATGCCCTGAGAGTTTACGATGATATGGAACAAGTAAACCAGGGCGCAGGGATCGGGTTGAAAATTCAAACCTATATGGTCATGAAGAATGTGCCGAAGGCCGTTGCGGAAGCACAAAGAATGATCACCTTGAATCCAAATGCTGCTGCAGGTTACATGATTTTAGCGGCGATCCATGAAAGCCAGAACGATCTATCCCGTGCTGTTGATGAACTGAAAAAGGGAATCAGAGTCGAACCCCAAAACCTGCAGGCCAAGGTCCAGCTGGGAAATCTGCAAGCACGCAGGAAGGATTACTCTTCAGCCATTGCCATATTGAAAGAGTCGATTCGCAATAATTCCGAATATGCGCCGGCCCATTTCGCCCTTGGAGCGGTTTATGAACAAACCGGCAAGAAAAAAGAGGCAGTGAATAAGTACCGTGATGCTTTGACCAAGTCTACCAATTATGTACCTGCTCTGAACAATCTGGCGTATCTTCTTGCTGAAGGGTATGGTGACAAAGAAGAGGCCTTACAGTTGGCTATTTCAGCGTACCGGGCAGAACCGGGCAATCCAGGCGTTCTTGATACGTTGGGATACTCCCTACTTAGAAATAATAAGCATGCTGATGCTGTAAAGGTCTTGGAGAAAGCAGCAGCATTGTTACCAAACAATCCTACAGTTTTGTATCATTATTCTCTTGCCTTGAATGGAAAAGGCGAAAAAGTTAAATCTATGGATATTCTTAACAAGGCGCTTCAACATGGTGCATTCCCTGAGTCGGCTTTAGCGTTACAGTTGCGGAGTCAATTATCCCAAGCAGGGAAAGGGCAAAGCGTTAAGTGA
- a CDS encoding CAAX prenyl protease-related protein — MNIRKLVKNSSFTRIAPFALFMAFIALEEMLRNPVINKTFHFPESIAIYIYPVKALSTGLLILMLWGNYIELHFHDFRKLSSTLLSLITGIIVFILWIHLDWTWASIGTVRGYNPTLVSDYFTQYLLIVFRMFGASLIVPIMEELFWRSWLLRYLISQDFQSVKIGKFSLSSFLIGAIMFGLEHNLWLAGIMAGVCYNILLYRTRSIAQCILAHAVTNFMLGLYVLQTGRWEFW; from the coding sequence ATGAATATTAGAAAGTTAGTGAAAAACTCCTCTTTTACGAGAATCGCTCCTTTCGCTCTCTTCATGGCATTTATTGCGTTGGAAGAGATGCTACGGAACCCAGTCATCAACAAAACATTCCATTTCCCAGAAAGCATTGCCATCTATATCTATCCTGTTAAGGCCCTGTCCACCGGGTTGTTAATTCTAATGTTATGGGGGAATTACATAGAATTACATTTTCACGACTTCAGGAAGTTATCGTCTACCCTCCTCAGCTTGATAACGGGGATAATCGTATTTATTCTCTGGATTCATCTGGATTGGACGTGGGCATCAATCGGCACCGTCAGAGGATATAATCCAACACTCGTGTCGGATTACTTTACACAATACCTACTCATCGTTTTCCGCATGTTCGGTGCTTCTCTGATCGTACCGATAATGGAAGAACTTTTTTGGCGATCATGGCTTCTAAGATATCTTATTTCTCAGGATTTTCAATCTGTTAAGATCGGCAAGTTTAGCCTGTCTTCATTTCTAATCGGTGCAATCATGTTCGGGCTTGAACACAATCTCTGGCTTGCCGGCATTATGGCTGGTGTATGTTACAACATCCTTCTCTATCGCACCAGAAGTATTGCCCAATGTATACTGGCCCATGCAGTCACCAATTTCATGCTCGGACTTTACGTTTTGCAAACTGGCAGGTGGGAATTCTGGTGA
- the smpB gene encoding SsrA-binding protein SmpB translates to MAEKLISNNKKAYHDYFIEEKFEAGIVLQGTEVKSLRLGKANLNDAFALVRGGEIFLHNLHISPYDFGNRENHDPDRVRKLLFHKNEIGKLFIKTQERGYSLIPLRLYFKDGLVKVELGLAKGKKLYDKRDDLKKKDQKRDMAQALKERQKG, encoded by the coding sequence ATGGCAGAGAAGCTCATCAGTAACAATAAAAAGGCTTACCACGATTATTTCATCGAAGAGAAATTCGAGGCAGGGATTGTCCTGCAGGGGACCGAGGTAAAATCGCTCCGTCTCGGCAAGGCAAACCTGAACGATGCATTTGCACTTGTGCGCGGGGGGGAGATCTTTCTCCATAACCTGCACATCTCGCCCTATGATTTTGGCAATCGTGAGAACCACGACCCTGACAGGGTGCGCAAGCTCCTTTTCCACAAGAACGAGATCGGCAAGCTGTTCATCAAGACCCAGGAGCGGGGCTATTCCCTGATACCCCTGCGGCTCTATTTCAAGGACGGCTTGGTGAAGGTTGAGCTGGGGTTGGCCAAAGGGAAGAAGCTGTATGACAAGCGTGATGATCTGAAGAAAAAGGATCAGAAACGGGATATGGCCCAAGCTCTGAAGGAGCGGCAGAAAGGGTGA
- a CDS encoding amidohydrolase family protein: MKIIAASMLYTSGRPPLEGGAVVVRDGRIIAVGSLDDMKSEFHLPVEEYPGYVIMPGMVNAHTHLELTHFPAWKLRKGLDYAPRTYVDWIIQVIKLRRGLDRSELEHSVREGARISLESGTTTIGEILTDLSLLTLYRQLGVSGRIYCEAIGQSAQQGLERRTAIAEALTSFSGDSLSPGISPHAPHTLSGEFLGDLVALSEQRSLPLMIHLAESAEEVEFCFDSSGKIAEQLYPFVGWESYLPAPRRVSPVGLLQAAGGLTPRTSAVHCVHVTPADVACMREYGASIVLCPRSNERLAVGAPPFMLFKSAGIPLAVGTDSLASNDSLSVWDEIRYLYERFPRLFSPDELLALATAGGARSLHLEQEVGTLEPGRLANIQVIQPAGPLDKGRVAATLLETGSLHAVYRTGEVVHSL, from the coding sequence ATGAAGATCATTGCCGCTTCAATGCTCTACACCTCGGGCAGGCCACCTCTGGAAGGTGGCGCGGTTGTCGTGCGAGACGGAAGAATCATCGCCGTCGGTTCGCTGGATGACATGAAGTCGGAGTTCCATCTTCCGGTAGAGGAATATCCCGGTTACGTCATTATGCCGGGGATGGTCAATGCCCATACCCATCTGGAACTGACTCACTTCCCAGCGTGGAAGCTGCGCAAAGGGCTGGATTATGCCCCCAGGACCTACGTTGACTGGATTATCCAGGTCATAAAGCTGCGACGCGGCCTGGACAGGAGCGAGCTGGAACACTCAGTACGGGAGGGGGCGCGAATCTCTCTGGAGAGCGGGACCACAACCATTGGGGAGATTCTCACCGATCTTTCCCTGCTCACCCTGTATCGGCAGCTGGGTGTCTCGGGGCGCATCTATTGCGAGGCCATCGGTCAATCGGCGCAGCAGGGTCTGGAGCGGCGTACTGCCATTGCCGAGGCGCTCACCTCCTTTTCTGGGGACTCTCTTTCCCCTGGCATATCCCCCCATGCACCGCATACCCTTTCCGGGGAGTTCCTGGGAGATCTGGTTGCGTTGTCCGAGCAGCGCTCCCTTCCCCTGATGATCCATCTTGCAGAATCTGCGGAAGAGGTCGAATTCTGCTTCGACTCAAGCGGCAAGATCGCAGAGCAGCTCTATCCCTTTGTCGGCTGGGAGTCGTATCTCCCGGCACCGCGCCGTGTATCCCCGGTAGGTCTGCTTCAGGCGGCAGGTGGGCTTACTCCGCGAACATCTGCTGTCCATTGCGTCCATGTCACGCCGGCAGACGTCGCCTGCATGAGGGAGTATGGGGCAAGCATCGTACTCTGCCCGCGCAGCAACGAGCGGCTCGCCGTCGGTGCGCCCCCCTTCATGCTGTTCAAGAGTGCGGGCATTCCCCTTGCGGTGGGGACCGACTCTCTGGCGAGTAATGATTCCCTGTCTGTCTGGGACGAGATCCGCTATCTCTATGAGCGTTTTCCCCGGCTCTTTTCCCCTGACGAACTCCTGGCGTTGGCAACTGCGGGAGGAGCCCGTTCCCTGCACCTGGAACAGGAGGTCGGTACGCTCGAGCCGGGACGACTGGCCAACATCCAAGTGATTCAGCCGGCAGGTCCGCTCGACAAGGGGCGGGTGGCGGCTACCCTCCTTGAAACCGGGTCTCTGCACGCGGTTTACCGCACGGGTGAGGTCGTCCATTCGCTCTGA
- a CDS encoding aspartate 1-decarboxylase, translating to MQRKMLKSKIHRATVTGADLHYEGSVTIDLDLMEAADIIPYEAVAIWNVTNGSRLETYAIEGERGSGVICLNGAAARMVAPKDLVIIASFVDMENEAALNHEPKLVFVDDKNRMLPSRKEDAGQAKLKKVAW from the coding sequence ATGCAAAGAAAGATGCTGAAGAGCAAGATTCACCGCGCAACTGTTACCGGTGCCGACCTGCACTACGAGGGGAGTGTAACCATTGATCTCGACCTGATGGAAGCGGCCGATATCATACCCTACGAAGCTGTCGCCATCTGGAACGTCACCAATGGCAGCCGTCTTGAGACCTACGCCATCGAGGGAGAGCGAGGTTCCGGGGTGATCTGCCTGAATGGAGCTGCAGCGCGCATGGTGGCACCGAAGGACCTGGTGATCATCGCCAGTTTTGTCGACATGGAGAACGAGGCGGCGTTGAACCATGAGCCAAAATTGGTCTTTGTGGATGACAAGAACAGGATGCTGCCGAGCCGCAAAGAGGACGCCGGCCAGGCAAAGCTGAAGAAGGTCGCCTGGTAG